From the genome of Mucilaginibacter paludis DSM 18603:
AGGGAAGATATAGCTGCGCTGACCAGCGCTATTGACGATGTTGCAGATTACATTAACGGCTCGGCCAACCGGATGCTTTTATACAATATTGACGAGATAACCGAACCCATTCGCAAGTTATCAGACCTGATATTGCATGGCTGTACTGAAATGGAGAAAGCCATTAAAGAATTAAAGGACTTAAAAAATGTACGCAACATTGCCGATTGCTGCGTTAGGATTAACAGCATAGAAAACCAGGCCGACGATGTATTTGACCGAGCCGTTGCCGACTTGTTTTTATACGAACGCGATGCCGTAAAGCTAATTAAGTACAAAGAAGTATTGGCTAATTTGGAAACAGCTACCGATATGTGCGAGGATGTGGCCAACGTGGTGGAAACCATTTTAGTTAAAAACGCCTAAGCATGACCTTGTTGCTGGTTGTTGTTATTGCTCTTGCTATTTGTTTTGATTTTATAAACGGTTTCCACGATGCGGCAAACTCCATTGCCACGGTTGTGTCTACCAAGGTGCTTAGTCCGCTGCAGGCTGTGTTATGGGCGGCGGCTTTTAACTTTTTAGCTTATTTTGTGGTTAAGGATCATAAAGTAGCCAATACCGTGGCCCAAACGGTTTTTGAGCATTTTATAACGCTCCATGTAATATTGGCCGGGCTGGTAGCCGCCATTACCTGGAACCTGATTACCTGGTGGTTTGGTATCCCTTCAAGTTCCTCGCATACGCTGATTGGCGGATTTGCAGGCGCCGGGATGACCAATGCCCTGTTTATGCACGAGAATGCTTTTCATGCCGTTAACTCGGGCCCTATCATCAAAATAGTGGCCTTTATATTTTTAGCTCCCGTTATTGGCAGCATCATAGGCTTTGCGATTAATGCTACAATTTTACACCTCTGTAAAAATACACGCCCATCTAAGGCCGAAGTGTGGTTTAAGCGTTTGCAACTCATCTCGTCCGGAGCGCTAAGTTTTGCCCATGGCGGTAATGATGCCCAAAAGGTAATGGGGATTATCTATCTGGCCCTTGTTGCAGGGAAAGTTATCGATAACAAGGCCCCCATGCCCGAGTGGATTCCGCTGGCCTGTTATTCGGCCATTGCTTTCGGAACCATGTCTGGCGGATGGAAAATTGTAAAAACAATGGGATCTAAAATTACCAAAGTTACTCCTCTCGAAGGCTTTAGCGCCGAAACTGCGGGCGCTGTTACCCTTTTTGTTACCGAACGTTTCGGAATCCCTGTTTCTACCACCCACACCCTAACCGGTTCCATCATCGGCGTTGGTTTAACCAAACGTGTTTCGGCTGTGCGCTGGGGCATCACCATCAACCTCATCTGGGCCTGGATCATCACCATCCCAATCTCGGCGCTGATAGCCGGTTTGGTATTCGCTATTGTGAGGAATATGTGAGTTATTTACGGGTAACTAATTCCGCGTGTCCGGAAAAAACAGGAATGACATAAAGAGCGCGTTGATCAATTAGTTAGTACTTAATCTTATAATAAGTTCTTGTTAAGTTGTTGATTGTCAATACGATTATTGTCGAAATTTTGTCATCCCGACGTGAGGAGGGATCTTCTAAAAGCGTTAAGTATGCATCATATTAGGTGCACTTATTATCAATGTGCTTATTTGCTCCGACAATCAGTATTCTTAATTTAGAGCATCGGCACGCTCAATCGCCGCGTGAAGGGCTGTTACTTTTGTCTTGACACACAAGTAACCAAAAAGTCAAGACTGCCCGATCCTTCCGCCCACAGGCCAGCTCCCGGCCCGGCGTGCAGTCTGGCTTTTGCGCACTTTTCTTTCTGCGCTTGGTAATCTATAAGGTTCAAACGTCATCCCTGTTTTTCCCGGTTGGCCGGGTCCATTACTTATAATGGCAATACTATTAATCGAACCACCTACAATAACCTAACAACCAATACACCCAATAACCACCCTCAAAATTCAATATGCGCCCTGATGGAGAATACGTTCACCGGGCCACGGTCGGCATTGTAGGCTGGGTTTTGTACAAACTGGTAATCGCCGGATACCACCAGGTTTTTATTGAGCCTGGCGCTGTAGTAGGCCTCTAAAATATCTTCAGTTTTATAATTGCTTAGTTGGCCGTCGCCTATAATAAAGCCGTATCCGCCTATGTTTAAAAAGTCGCGGTGGTCTTTTGATATGCCGTTAATTACGCCGGCAATGCCAAAATTATCTTCGGGCCGGTGCCATGATGCTCCGGTATAATTCAGGCCCAGGCTAATACTGCGATCAATTTCGGTAAAGGCCCAGGTGGCTGTTTTGCCATCATTCCAGCTGCTTCTGAAAAACGCGCCCAGGCTTTTAGTCAGTTCCTGCTCGGCATTAATACCTATACCATATTTTGCATGGCCATAGTCTTTGCCGTTTATCACATCCAAGGATACATCGGTTTTATTCAAGTAATTATTAATTACATCCCGGTAAACCGGAGCCTTGCTTACATTGCGGAACAATAACAAATTAACCTTGCCTTTATGGCTGTTTAGACTGATGTTTTTGGTGAATTCGACCGTGCTGCTGTAAGCATCCCAAAAATGGTAATCAAAATCGGGGCCGTTGGCATAGGTACCAACAAGCGTACCTGCCGCCCTTACCTCCCACGACGGGGTAATATATTCAAGCACAATGCCATCAGTATAGCCACGGGTGTTGGCTGGGTAGTCCCAGGCGCCATTGCCCATTAACGACCAATTGAGAAACTGGCTTCGCGGATCGTGGCTGTAGCTGTTGTTATCAAACAGGTCAGACAGGGCGAACTTACCCGCCGTGATCACTATCCTTTTGGTTGGAACGTATTCTTTGAGCTGATTGTTATCCGATTGAACCAGTTCCTCATCCTTGGTTAAGGCAATGTACTGGCGCAAAAATAACCTACCCAGGTATAAAGCCGGTGACGGATTGCCTATCCTGAAGGTTTCGCCATTGCTAAACCCGGCTATACCACGGGCCGAGCTAATACCGCTCCCACCCGAAACTTCGGGATTAAAATAAACTGCCGCGCCTTTCCAAAGTTTTCGGCCAATAAACAGCGTAGTAGTTAAACTTAAAGCTTCCTCCGAATCGCTGGTTAAACTATTTGTCCCCGAATAAGGCGATTTAAATGAGGGGTGACTTTGATCGATAACAGTTAACTGAAAATGCGAATTCCATTTTTCAGTTGAATCCGGCGAATGAGTATTCTGCGCTGTTGCGCAATAAGATATAAAAAACAGTATGATAAAAGAGTAAATTTTCTTCATGGTTATTTGCTATACAGTAATTACTTAAATAAGTTTGCACGTTATTTTGTTAGGCAAATCTAACATTAAATTTAGATAAGTCTAAATTTAATGTTAGATTTTTTTCGTTTTGTCTATCATGCCTCTTATCCTTTAATCAGCCCCCTAACATCAACCTTAAACATATTTGGGAAATTAATTGCTAAACATCAATTAATCACTATTTTTGCCTAACATATAAATTACTATGAGTCATCAGCACCAGCATCAGGAAGAAGAACAAAAAAGCTACGCTTACCTATATTATGTGATTGGTTTAGTTTTTGGATTAATAACCGGTTTCGTTATTGATAAAGACTTTATCTGGATCCCCATTGGTGGCGTATTAGGTTTACTTACAGCGGCTTTTTTTGCCAACGTTGTGGCCCGCAGCAGTGAGAAAGGCTGAGCCGGATCTTCCCCCGTTCATATCTAACTGGAACCAGTTTTATGCTATTATTATTTCATGGCTGGTTCTGTTAATTTTAGTATTTTGGCTCATCACCAAATATTTTGAATGAGCCTTACCGACTGGATTGTTCTTGTTGCTACCATCTTTGCCATTGTTTTATATGGTACATGGAAAAGCAGGGGCAGCAAAAATATTAACAACTATCTTCTTGGCGATCAGTCCATGCCGTGGTATACGGTAGGGCTTTCGGTTATGGCTACACAGGCCAGCGCCATTACCTTTTTATCGGCCCCTGGCCAGGCTTATGCCGACGGGATGCGCTTTGTGCAGTTCTACTTCGGCCTGCCGCTGGCCATGATTGTGCTCTGCATCACCTTTGTCCCTATCTTCCACCGCCTCAAAGTATTTACAGCTTATGAGTACCTGGAACAACGCTTTGATTTAAAAACCCGCGCACTCACCGCTTTTTTATTTTTGATTCAACGCGGTCTTTCAACTGGTATCACCATTTACGCGCCATCGCTCATTTTATCAGCCATCCTGCATATCAACATTACCTATACTACCTTGTTTATCGGCGGCATTGTAATTTGTTATACCGTGTATGGAGGCACCAAGGCGGTATCATACACGCAAATGCTGCAAATGAGCATTATATTTGCAGGTTTGTTTGTTGCCGGGGTAATGGTATTTAAATTATTACCCGAGGGAACCGGCTTTGTGCGTACTTTAAAGCTGGCCGGTAAAATGGGCCGGATGAACGTGATCGACTGGAAATTTGATATGAACAACCGTTACAATATCTGGAGCGGTATTATCGGTGGTTTCTTTTTGCAGCTTTCTTATTTCGGTACCGACCAGAGCCAGGTGGGGCGATATTTAACCGGAAGCTCTATTGGCCAGAGCCGCTTGGGGCTTATTATGAATGGCCTGGTAAAAATACCTATGCAGTTTTTAATTTTACTGATTGGGGTATTGGTATTTGCCTTTTACCAGTTTAACCAGCCGCCCGTATTTTTTAATAATTACCAGGTTGAGCAAATTAAAAGAGGCCCTTATGCGGCAGATTTCAACCAGATTGAGCAGCAGTACAGCACGGCCTTTCAACAGAAGAGAACTAAAACAGAGCTACTGGTGGCAGCCCTGGATACACATGATCAGCAAAAGATCAATATTGCGCAAAGCGATTTAAAAGCCGCGGATAAGCAAACAGGCATCATCCGCGAAAGCGCTATCGCCCTAATGAAAAAGAGCGACCCACAAAGCGATCCTAACGATACCAATTATGTGTTTCTCACCTTTGTTACGCATTACCTGCCCAAAGGTTTAATTGGCTTGCTTATTGCCATCATCTTTTTGGCCTCCATGGGTTCTATGGCCAGTGCGCTCAATTCGCTGGCATCAACAACCGTGGTGGATATTTATAAAAGAATGATCAACCCAAACGCCACCGAAAAAAACTATATGCTGGCATCCCGCTCGGCAACTATTTTATGGGGACTGGTTTGCATTGGCATGGCCCTTTACGCCAGCCACCTGGGTAATTTATTAGAAGCCGTGAACCAGTTAGGATCGTACATTTATGGCACCATCCTGGGCGTTTTTGTGGTAGCATTTTACATCAAACAGGTAAAAGGCCAGGCTGTATTTATAGCCGCCGTAATTACCGAGATCGTCATCTGCATTTGCGGGTATTATAATGTGGTAGCTTATTTATGGCTTAACGCGATAGGTTGCTTATTGGTAATCGGGATAGCCTTGATTGCTTCGATTTTTGAGGGGAAGGGGGAAAAGTCCATGGTCGATGGTCAATAGTCCATGGTTTTTGACATTGATGGTTCATAAATCATGGTTGGCTGGGTGTTGATCTTGAAAAGCCGATAGTGAATAGTTCTTGGTTATCTGCTTGATTTGAGATGCGATCTGATGATTAGGGTTGCTTAAATGCAGTGTTTTGAGGGCAGGATTAAGGAAGGATCATCATATTAATTCTAATACAACATGAATAGGTACGGGTCTTTTTTTGCCGAATTCAAATTGAGTAAGCTTGATAAACGAATACTGTACGGTATTTTTTTATCCATTCCATTTTCGCTGCTGATATTTGTATCGTATAATTTGATATTTGGACCAGATGGCGATCAGGTAATGCGTAGCCGGGATTTACAGGAAAACTTCGGCGGCATTGTAGATTCTGTTTATAATGACAATGCCAATCATAACGTCAGGATAGCGTTATTGAAAAACAAGTACAAATTTTCAATATTCCGTGCATGGGAGCCTGAAATTGAAAAAGGAGATTCTTTATCAAAGAAACAAGGAAGTTACCTGGTTAAGGTTTTTAAAAAAGACTGCAAAGTAGTTGTGTTGGATTACTGGTTAAACTATAAAAATAAATAGTTCGCCAATGTTTCCCACTGGCGGACTTATATAGCTTTGAATATTATAATTTTGATACTTCTCAATTGCCGCCGAAGCTACCATGGTCCATGGACTATGGACCATCGACCATCAATCAACACGAATTAACTCCCCTACTTCGCTTGTGATGCCACAGCGGCATTCAAACGTTCGTATTCGTCATTTTTACTTTCTTTGGCTAAACTTACACCTTCCTGCGCTGTGGCCAAGGCTTCTTTTTTGTTGCCCATCTTAAGCAGGATGCGTGCTTTCCAAAGTTTAGGCATTGGTGATTTTGGGCTGGCTTTTTCTACTTCGTTTATCCATTCCAGCGCCTTGTTCATATCCTTGTCGTTACTGTAATAATATTGCGCCGCAGCGAAATAAGGTTTCTTTTCGCCTTTCATGGCCTCGTCAATACTGGCCATTACGCGGGCATCAATATCGGTGGTGATGTGGATAGTTAGCGAGGTATGTTCCCAGGCCAGGTTCAGGTCGGCACTGGTGGGCATTACATTGTCAAACTGCAGGGTGAAGGTTTCTACCAATTCCTTGGTGTTAATCGCTTTTACTTTAAATCTTAACAAGTCATCTTCTTGTTTGTAAGTATAAGCGCCCCAGGTTTTATTGGTTTTGCTGAGGATGATGGTCCACTCTTTCGGATCGGGAATGGTAAATAAGCCGTAGGTACCCGGCGCTACTTTGTTGCCCTCTATAGTTACCTCGTCCGTAAAGGTAATGGTTGTGGCGGCGTTAGCACCCGTGCGCCATACCTTGCCGTAAGGCTCCTGACCGCCCAGCATCTTGCGGCCTTTTACATTAGGGCGCGAGTAAGCGATGGTTACTTTACCCAGACCTAAATCCTGGATAATGGTTTGGCCTGAACTGGCCTGCGGCATTTTAATGCCCTGCGCGTTTACTGAGAAGGTTGCGCAAAACAGCATAGCAGATAATAAAGTGTAAGCGATGTTTTTCATTGTTTCAATTGGTTTTGATGCGAAATTAGAGAATTATAGGAATATCCAGGCTAATTATATCAGCTTGTTAATCAATAACATTTTCTAAGCCGCGCTCCTCTCAGGCAAAGCATAAAAAAAGCGGCCCCTGGCGGGCCGCTCCACACAAACAACGATTCAACAGATTAAGCAACTATTTCTTCAGCTTTTTTACTTTTCTTGGCAGCAGCAGGCTGGTTTCCTTCGTAAGCTTTAATGTAAATTTGTTTAAGCTCGCTAATTAAAGGATAACGTGGGTTGGCACCTGTACATTGATCGTCAAAAGCCTGTTCGGCCATGGTATCAACGGTAGCATAAAATTTGCTTTCGCTCACACCAAAATCTTTGATCGATTTAGGGATGCCTACTTTAACCTTCAGCTCTTCAATAGCCTTAATTAACAATTCAACCTTTTCGCTTTCATCTTTTCCGCCCAGGTTAAGGTAATCGGCTATACGGGCATACCTCCATTTAGAGTTGGGGAATTTATTTTGGGCAAAGGCAGCTTGTTTACGTGGATTATCAACCGCGTTAAAACGAATCACCTCGCTAATCAGCATGGCATTGGCAACGCCGTGCGGCACATGGTGGGTAGCGCCCAATTTGTGAGCAAGCGAGTGGCATACGCCTAAAAATGCGTTTGCAAAAGCCATACCCGCTATGGTAGAGGCATGTGCCATTTTTTCGCGGGCCTTAATATTGGTTGTTCCTTCGTTATAAGCATCGGGCAGGTATTTAAAAATCAACCTGATGGCTTCAAGAGCCAAACCATTGGTATACTCTGACGCCAGAATAGAAACAAAGGCTTCCAAACCGTGAGTAAGGGCGTCAATTCCGGAAGCTGATGTAAGGCTTCTTGGCATGTTCATCATCAGTTCGGCATCAACAATAGCCATATCCGGTGTTAGCTCATAGTCGGCCAGCGGATATTTGATGTCTGTATTCTCGTCGGTTATTACGGCGAAAGGAGTAACCTCTGAGCCTGTACCGGCAGAAGTAGGTATGGCTACAAACATGGCCTTTTCGCCCATTTTAGGGAAAGTGTATACCCGTTTACGGATATCCATAAAGCGCATGGCCAAATCTTCAAATCTTTCCTGAGGATGCTCGTACAATACCCACATAATTTTGGCTGCATCCATTGGTGAACCGCCACCCAGGGCTATGATGGTATCAGGTTGAAAATTGATCATTTCGGCAGCGCCTTTGCGGGCTGTTGAAAGTGTAGGGTCGGGCTCAACCTCAAAATAAACGGTGTGTTCAATGCCTAACTCATCTAAAACTTTGGTGACATGTTCGGTAAAGCCGAGGGAATATAAAACCTTATCGGTTACAATAAAGGCGCGTTTTTTGCCCATCTCTCTCAGCTCGCGCAATGCTAATGGCAAGCATCCGTATTTAAAGTATACCTTTTCCGGCACCCGGAACCAGAGCATGTTTTCGCGTCTTTTTGCCACTGTTTTTATATTTAAAAGGTGTTTAACGCCTACGTTTTCTGATACCGAATTACCGCCCCAGCTGCCGCAACCCAGGGTGAGTGACGGAGATAGTTTGAAATTGAAAATATCGCCTATAGCACCTTGTGATGATGGCATGTTGATGATGGTACGCCCGGTTTTCATAGCGGCGCTAAACTGATCAACCCTGGCCTGGCTTTTAACAGCATCGGTATAAAGTACAGAGGTATGGCCAAAGCCACCCAATTTTACCAGCCGTACGGCTTTGGCTACCGCTTCGTCGAAGTTTTTGGCGCGGTACATGGCTAAAACAGGGGAAAGTTTTTCGTGCGAAAATGGCTCTTCCAACTCAACAGACTGCACTTCGCCAATCAAAACCTTAGTTTCTTCGGGCACTGTTACCCCGGCAAGCGCGGCTATTTTAGCAGCAGACTGCCCCACGATATTTGAGTTTAAGATGCCGTTGATCAGCAATACTGCGCCAACCTTACTGGTTTCTTCGGGGGTTAAAATGTACGCGCCGCGGTCAATAAATTCTTTTCTTACCTCTTCATAAATCTGGTCGAGCACAATTACACTTTGTTCTGAGGCGCAGATCATCCCGTTGTCAAATGTTTTTGAAAGCAGGATAGAATTAACGGCCATTTTGAGGTGTGCGGTTTCGTCGATAATAGCAGGTGTATTGCCTGCACCTACGCCGATAGCTGGTTTGCCGGATGAATAAGCAGCTTTAACCATACCCGGGCCACCGGTAGCCAGAATCAGGTCGGCATTGGCCATTACAATTTGCGAAAGTTCAACGGTAGGCTCTTCAATCCATCCGATAATCCCCTCAGGGGCACCGGCTTTAACTGCGGCATCTAATACTATTTTTGCTGCCGCGATAGTTGATTTTTTAGCGCGCGGGTGCGGAGAGAATATAATGCCGTTACGTGTTTTTAAAGCGATAAGCGCCTTAAATATGGCGGTTGATGTAGGGTTGGTTGTAGGTACTACCGCCGCAACAACACCAATAGGCTCGGCTATTTTAACAATACCGAAGGCTTCGTCGGTTTCGATAACGCCACAGGTTTTTTCGTTTTTGTATTGGTTATAAATATTTTCAGAAGCAAAGTGATTCTTGATCACCTTATCTTCAACAAGGCCCATGCCTGTTTCGGCAACGGCCATTTTTGCAAGCTCAATCCTTGCGTTGTTGGCAGCAAGCGCAGCCTGTCTGAAAATTTCATCTACCTGTTCTTGCGTAAAGGTAGAGTACAACCTTTGGGCCTCCCTGATTTTTTCGATTTGCTGGATTAATTTTTCTGAATCTGTTGTTTTCATAACTGTAATAATTAACCATTCTTAACGGACTATAATTTATAGATCCTTTGACCAATGGATGATTTGATTTATGAAATAAAGGTAGTGTATAAAATACACTAAGTAAATGACATTGATGGGGTCAAAATCATGATAATCAACATAAAACAACGTCTGGAAATAAACATAACAGCTTATGCCCATTAACTTGCCGCTTAAATGTGATTTTGTCGGTTAAATTAAAGTGACAAAGAACACTCATGCGGCCCTAAAGGCACAATAGCAAGATAAAACAGGGTTGTAATCGCTTACTTCAGGACCACATTTTCAAAATAACGATCAAAAATGCCTTTTGCCATCTGCTTAATTTCCACGGAAGGAGTCGGGGTATTTCTAAGCGGGTATTCCATCCCCATCATGGCCCACTTATGCATTCCTAATTGATGGAAGGGAATGATTTCTACGCGGTCGACCGTTTTATAGTTAGTAAAATACCTGGCCCACTGTTCGATGTATTCAGGCTGATCGGTCCAGCCGGGCACCAATACATACCTTAGCCACATCCGTTTGCCACTTTGTTCGCGGTAGGCGGCCAGGTCGAGCGTGTTTTTATTACTCTGGCCTGTTAGCTTAAGGTGCCATTCGTTATCAATATGTTTTACATCGAGCAACAGCAAATCGGTATATTCTAATAAATGATGTACTTCCGGCGTATTTAAACGCCCGTTGCTATCCAGGCAGGTGTTTATACCCTGCTGGTGTAAAAGCTTAAAAAAGCTGGTGAGCTTGCTCCTTTGCAGTAGCGGCTCGCCGCCAGATACCGTTACGCCGCCTTCGGTTCCAAAGTAATTTTTTTCGCGCACGGCGCGTTTTACCAATTCGGTAATTTCAACCAACGATCCGCCTTTTACATCGATGGAATCCGGGTTATGACAATACAGGCAACGAAACTGGCAGCCCTGAACAAATACCACCATCCGGATGCCAGGCCCATCCTGGGTACCAAATGTTTCCAGGGAATGGATCCTCAAATGCTCAGGATCGTTAATATTTAATTTAGCCGCATCAATATCCTGCAAAGGGAAATATAACATCTTTGTTTTTAGTGTAAACTTAACATAAAAAAAGTCGGGCCGATATGCAGGCCCAACTTTCTAACAAAATAAAACAACACTTATTTTACATACTTTCGTGGAAAGTCCGGGTAATTACCTCTAATTGATGTGCTCTGGATAACCTCACAAAATTAACCGCGTAACCAGAAACCCTGATGGTTAATTGCGGGTAAAGTTCGGGATGCTCGTAGGCATCAATCAGGGTATTTCTGTCAAGCACGTTCACATTTAAGTGGTGAGCGCCTTGTTTAAAATAACCGCCCAATGTACCCACCAGGTTAGTAATCTGTTCGGCACGTGTAGCACCCAACGATTTAGGAACCATGGAGAACGTATTTGAAATACCATCCTGTGCATCCATATAACTCAGTTTACAAACCGAATTAAGGGAGGCTATGGCACCGGTGCAGTCACGCCCATGCATAGGGTTGGCGCCGGGAGCAAATGCCTCGCCGCTTTTCCGTCCATCGGGTGTAGCACCAGTGTTTGTGCCATACATCACGTTGGATGTAATTGTTAACAGGGATAAGGTAGGTGTAGAGTTTTTGTAAGTAGCATGCTTACGAAGCTCGCCAATAAAATAATGGGTTACTTCTTCGGCAATACTGTCTACGCGGTCGTCGTCATTACCAAACTGCGGGTATTCACCTTCAATGGTAAAATCAACGGTAAGGCCTTTTTCGTTACGTACAGGTGTTACCTTGGCATATTTAATAGCAGCCAAAGAGTCGGCTATAATTGAAATACCGGCTGCGCCATAAGCGATATCAATATGCGGATCGGTATCAACAAAGGCCATCTGAGCTCTTTCGTAGTAATATTTATCGTGCATGTAGTGGATGATAAACATGGCTTTGGCATACACCCTGGCTAAATCGCTCAAAGTACGTTTAAACAGATCCATCACCAATACATAGTCAAGCGTGCCGTCAGGCAGGGTAGGGATATTTTTGATCACTTCAAGGCCATCGTGCTCTTCCCTTCCTCCGTTTAAGGCTATCAATAAGGCCTTAGGCAGGTTGGCGCGGGCACCAAAATGCTGTATTGATTTGCCTATTTCCTGATAGGATACACAGCAGGCAATTCCGTAATCGTCAGATCCGCGTGTTTCGCGCATCAGGTCATCGTTTTCATACTGGATTGATGAAGTATCGATTGATATTTGCGCACAGAATTTTTTGAACCCTTCGGGAAGATAATCCGACCAAAGTACAGTCAGGTTAGGTTCGGGTGATGGGCCCAGGTTATATAGGGTTTGCAAAAAGCGGAACGATGTACGGCTAACCTTAGTGCGGCCGTCGTGTAAAATACCACCTAACGATTCGGTAACCCAAACCGGATCGCCACCAAAAATTTCGTCATAAGAGCCCGGGCGCAGGTGGCGTACCAGCCGCAACTTCATTACAAACTGGTCAATCAGTTCCTGAGCACCTTCTTCGTCAAGCAAGCCGGCTTCGATATCCCTTTCTATATAAATATCCAGGAAGGATGATACGTTACCTAACGACATGGCGGCACCATCCTGCTCTTTAATGGCAGCAAGGTAGGCAAAGTAAATCCATTGTACGGCTTCGGTAGCATTTTCTGCAGGGCGGCTCAAATCAAAACCATAAGTGGCGCCCATTTGCTGAACATCGTTTAAAGCGCTGATCTGCGAATTAATTTCTTCGCGCAAACGTACCTTATGTTCAGTCATCTGGCCATCAATTTTAACCAGGTCGGCTTTTTTGGCTTTAATCAGTTGTGCAATACCGTATAAGGCAAGGCGGCGATAATCGCCGATGATACGGCCACGGGCATAATTATCAGGCAAACCTGTTAAAAGGTGTTTTGAGCGGAAGGCGCGTATTTCAGCATCATAAGCATTAAAAACACCTTCATTGTGATTTTTAGCATAGTTAAAAATATCAACAACTCTTTCTGAAACAGTTAGGCCACGCTCTTTAACAGCCGACTCTACCAACTTAATACCGCCGAAAGGTTTCATGGCGCGTTTAAGCAACTGGTCTGTTTGGAGGCCTACAATTACTTCATCATCCTGTTTAATATAACCGGGCGCAAAAGCGGTGATTGTTGAAATGGTATCGGTATCGATAGCTAAAATGCCTTTGTTTTCGCGCTCCTGTAACAAGGATACTTTACAGGCATCCCAAAGCCTGGTGGTGCGGGCAGATGGCCCTTGTAAGAAAGACGAATCCCCTGTATAAGGCCTTATGTTTTTTATAACAAAGTCATAAACATTAATTGTTTTATTCCAGTCTCCTGTTTGGAATGGAATAGCTGTAACATCTGTTTTCATACTCTAAGTGTTAATTATACCCCAAATGTATGGCGGCTTTTCAGGGAGAAGAATGACGGCAATCACTAATTAAATATTAATAAAAATTATTAGCATTTATATTGTAAACACTAAAGTAAATAGCAGAAATAATAATTTGTGATAGTTATTTTGCTTGTTTTTTAACATATTGACAATTTAAAAAAGCGATT
Proteins encoded in this window:
- the adhE gene encoding bifunctional acetaldehyde-CoA/alcohol dehydrogenase, which translates into the protein MKTTDSEKLIQQIEKIREAQRLYSTFTQEQVDEIFRQAALAANNARIELAKMAVAETGMGLVEDKVIKNHFASENIYNQYKNEKTCGVIETDEAFGIVKIAEPIGVVAAVVPTTNPTSTAIFKALIALKTRNGIIFSPHPRAKKSTIAAAKIVLDAAVKAGAPEGIIGWIEEPTVELSQIVMANADLILATGGPGMVKAAYSSGKPAIGVGAGNTPAIIDETAHLKMAVNSILLSKTFDNGMICASEQSVIVLDQIYEEVRKEFIDRGAYILTPEETSKVGAVLLINGILNSNIVGQSAAKIAALAGVTVPEETKVLIGEVQSVELEEPFSHEKLSPVLAMYRAKNFDEAVAKAVRLVKLGGFGHTSVLYTDAVKSQARVDQFSAAMKTGRTIINMPSSQGAIGDIFNFKLSPSLTLGCGSWGGNSVSENVGVKHLLNIKTVAKRRENMLWFRVPEKVYFKYGCLPLALRELREMGKKRAFIVTDKVLYSLGFTEHVTKVLDELGIEHTVYFEVEPDPTLSTARKGAAEMINFQPDTIIALGGGSPMDAAKIMWVLYEHPQERFEDLAMRFMDIRKRVYTFPKMGEKAMFVAIPTSAGTGSEVTPFAVITDENTDIKYPLADYELTPDMAIVDAELMMNMPRSLTSASGIDALTHGLEAFVSILASEYTNGLALEAIRLIFKYLPDAYNEGTTNIKAREKMAHASTIAGMAFANAFLGVCHSLAHKLGATHHVPHGVANAMLISEVIRFNAVDNPRKQAAFAQNKFPNSKWRYARIADYLNLGGKDESEKVELLIKAIEELKVKVGIPKSIKDFGVSESKFYATVDTMAEQAFDDQCTGANPRYPLISELKQIYIKAYEGNQPAAAKKSKKAEEIVA
- the pflA gene encoding pyruvate formate-lyase-activating protein, with amino-acid sequence MLYFPLQDIDAAKLNINDPEHLRIHSLETFGTQDGPGIRMVVFVQGCQFRCLYCHNPDSIDVKGGSLVEITELVKRAVREKNYFGTEGGVTVSGGEPLLQRSKLTSFFKLLHQQGINTCLDSNGRLNTPEVHHLLEYTDLLLLDVKHIDNEWHLKLTGQSNKNTLDLAAYREQSGKRMWLRYVLVPGWTDQPEYIEQWARYFTNYKTVDRVEIIPFHQLGMHKWAMMGMEYPLRNTPTPSVEIKQMAKGIFDRYFENVVLK
- the pflB gene encoding formate C-acetyltransferase — its product is MKTDVTAIPFQTGDWNKTINVYDFVIKNIRPYTGDSSFLQGPSARTTRLWDACKVSLLQERENKGILAIDTDTISTITAFAPGYIKQDDEVIVGLQTDQLLKRAMKPFGGIKLVESAVKERGLTVSERVVDIFNYAKNHNEGVFNAYDAEIRAFRSKHLLTGLPDNYARGRIIGDYRRLALYGIAQLIKAKKADLVKIDGQMTEHKVRLREEINSQISALNDVQQMGATYGFDLSRPAENATEAVQWIYFAYLAAIKEQDGAAMSLGNVSSFLDIYIERDIEAGLLDEEGAQELIDQFVMKLRLVRHLRPGSYDEIFGGDPVWVTESLGGILHDGRTKVSRTSFRFLQTLYNLGPSPEPNLTVLWSDYLPEGFKKFCAQISIDTSSIQYENDDLMRETRGSDDYGIACCVSYQEIGKSIQHFGARANLPKALLIALNGGREEHDGLEVIKNIPTLPDGTLDYVLVMDLFKRTLSDLARVYAKAMFIIHYMHDKYYYERAQMAFVDTDPHIDIAYGAAGISIIADSLAAIKYAKVTPVRNEKGLTVDFTIEGEYPQFGNDDDRVDSIAEEVTHYFIGELRKHATYKNSTPTLSLLTITSNVMYGTNTGATPDGRKSGEAFAPGANPMHGRDCTGAIASLNSVCKLSYMDAQDGISNTFSMVPKSLGATRAEQITNLVGTLGGYFKQGAHHLNVNVLDRNTLIDAYEHPELYPQLTIRVSGYAVNFVRLSRAHQLEVITRTFHESM